The window GCGCTGGAAAGCTTGAAGGAGGAGCAGCCCGACAACAGAGATTTCAAATCCGAGCTTCTTTACCGCATTGGATACTGTCAGTGGGAGTTGGACCCATCTCCATCCGCACGGAAAGACCGCAATGGTGCGTATGCAAGCTTTTTGGCGTCCATCCAGGCGAATCTGAACTACGCGCCGGCCTACTCGAGTCTTGGAATCTACTACGCGGACTACAAGAAAGATAAAACTCGAGCACGGCGATGCTTCCACAAGGCATTTGAATTGTCTACGTCTGAGATCGAAGCTGCAGAGCGTTTGGCCAAGGCGTTCGCCGATCAGAAAGAATGGGATCTTGTGGAAGCCATTGCGCAGCGGGTTGTCGACTCCGGCAAGGCCAAGCCAGCGCCTGGATCGAAGCGCAGGGGCTACAGCTGGCCATATGCGGCGCTCGGAACGGTCCAAATTAACAAGCAACAGTACAGCAAGAGCATTGTTGCGTTCCAGGCAGCTCTTAGAATCACACCCAATGATTATCACTCCTGGGTCGGTCTAGCCGAGAGTTATCACCACTCTGGTCGATACATTGCAGCCACTCGGGCCTTTGAGCATGCcaaggagttggaggagaatCTTTCcagcaaggacaaggagCACATCTGGTTTGCGCGGTACATGTTGGCAAACGTCAGACGGGAGCTGGGACAATACGATGGTTCCATTGCCAGCTACGAGGAAGTCTTGCGCTTGCGACCCGACGAGACGGGTGTGACGATTGCACTGCTGCAAACATTGATCGAGAGCTCGTGGAAAAGCTTAAGTTCCGGCTTGTTCAATGATGCAGCAGAACTTGCCCGCCAAGCTATCGGGGTTGCGGGCTCTCTAGCGCAGGTTCGACCTGATATTTTTAATCTCTGGAAGGCTGTCGGGGACGCTTGCGCCAATTTTTCATACATCAAGATCAAAATGGAAAAGCTACCCATTTCGGATTGCAGGGCGTTGCTTACGACTGGACTCGATCCTGCCGCGCTGGATATCATGGCTGATATTGACGGTGTGGAAAAGGGTTGGCTCGAGATTACTGAAGACGAAGGTTTCGATGCATCTACCTTCTGCATCCACGCATCCATTCTGGCATACAAGCGCGCCATTCACATTTCCTTGCACGATCCTCATGCTCAGGCCGTTGCCTGGTACAATCTTGGATGGGCCGAATACAGAGCATACTCAAGTGCGCAAGGTAAAGCCAGCAAAGCCAAGAAAGCACGCAAATTCCTCAAGGCAGCTATGCGGTGCTTCAAGCGGGCAATTGAGCTGGAAGCCGGGAACTCGGAGTTCTGGAATTCGCTGGGCGTGGTTACAACCACCATGAGTCCCAAGGTAGCCCAGCATGCCTTTGTGAGAAGCCTGCACCTGGACGATCGGAATGCACAGGGCTGGACCAACCTCGGCGCACTTTATCTGCTGCATAACGATATTCAGCTTGCAAACGAAGCATTCACGCGCGCGCAGTCGAATGATCCGGATTACTCGCAAGCGTGGATCGGACAGGGCCTACTCGCTTTACTGTTTGGTGATGCTGAGGAGGCACGGGGTCTTTTTGAACACGCGTTTGATATTGCCAACTCCTCGCCTGTGCTTCCAAAGCGACAGTACGCATTGACCCTTTTCGACCATTTGCTCTCCGACGCCTCCGAGTCCAACGAGGTGTCACATCTCATCCAACCCTTCTTCGCTCTTCACCAACTTTGCGCGCAGGAACCCACAGATCTGCCATTCGTACATCTCTCTGCGTTACTGGCCGAGCGAATGGGCGAGGTGACCGACGCAGAGTCCAGCCTGCGGGTTGTTTGCGCTGGAGTGGAGGCCGAGTTTGAGGAATCCGAATCGCCAGCTTCTCTCTCGCGATTCGCCCAAGCCACTGCGGACATGGCCCGTATTCTTCTCGCTCGTCATCAATACgaagacgccgccgagaaggctGAACTGGCACTCACTCTCTCAGGGGAGGAAGACGCAGAGAAATTCGACCCCGAAGCATGCAGTAAGCTGCGTCTTTCAGCGCATCTGACCGCGGGTCTGTCGTACTACTACACCAAGTCAATGGACCGTGCCATAGACATGTTCCGTGACGCTCTGCATGAAGCAGATAACGCTCCGGATGTGGTCTGTCTGCTCGCGCAAGTGCTCTGGGCAAAGGGCGGGGAAGAGGAACGGTCAGTTGCTCGTCAGCAGCTGTTCGACTGCGTGGAGAAGCACCCAGATCACGTTGGAGCAGTCAGTCTGCTTGGAGCGATTGCACTTCTCGACGCGGACAGGGATGCTATCGAGGCTGTCGAGTCAGACCTCCACAGCATGATCACTCGTGATGACATCGAGCTCCATGAGCGCGCAAAACTTATCAAGCTCCTGACTGCCATTTCGGCCATGGGCTTCACAGGGGACGCGGCGCTCCCGGAAGATACTAGACGGATCGGAGAGGCTACCGCAGCCGTCATGCTGTCACCGGGTCAACCCCAGGGCTGGATGGAGTTGGCGACTGCCTCGCAAAGTCTGTATCCTGCAGAGATGGCCATTCAGCGCGCCTTGCGCAGCGTGCCTCCTCACAGCAACCTCGAAGCTGCGGATCTCAGTCAGGCATATGCGCAAACAGGGAAGGCGAGCGATGCTCTTCGGGCAGTCATGGTTGCACCATGGAAGCAAGATGGATGGGAGGAATTGAGCCATGCGGTATCTGGTGTTGCTGCATAGTCCGTTAGCAAGGCGCTGTGGTTGTTGCTGTTAGACGGAGGAAAAATAGACAATTACATACTTCAAACGAAGCACCAAGTCACCGTCCCCTGGCACCAATGTTCCCATTTGTCCCATTCGATTGCCCCTGGTTCTCTTCTCCAATATCTGCAACCCTCCGCAGCAATCTCGCCTTCCGGTCCGTCCTCCACGACCGATCGAGACCTTCAATCTTGCCCCCAAGCATAACCGTGCTCTCAGGAGCTAGCAGTACCATACCCCGAGCCACAGTAGCATTGCGAAGCATCAGTTTCGCCCCGATGGGAAGCGTCTCAATAGAGAACCCCTCAATGCGCTGCATCTCAATCCCGACAGCCTTCGTACCAGCGGCATCCTGCACAATCAGCCGATGCGGACCAAACCCCGCGCTCCCCGACGCGTTGGCATTGCCGCCCGTAGCATTACTGCTTGTGTGAGTATTGCCTGTTCCTGTCGTCTCAGTGTCTTCAAGCGCGGCTATCGTGCGCACGATCTCGCGGCCGCGGATCGCCTCGCCGCGCTCGACGCGCTCGATTGCTTCGATCTGGCTCCACAGGCTTGTGCCGATGTCTTCGATGTCGAGCACTTGCACGGGGATGGAGCCTTGGAGGCGCCGTTCCTGCACGTTTGGGTCGGAAATATCCACTGGGAGGAGGGATGTTGGTGTTTTGCTGAGTGAGTCGCGGAAGTCTGAGGCTAGGACGCGGAAGAGCGCTGTTTGGGTCAGAGCGGAGATGGGGATGTTGCGATTGCTGGGGCCGGAAGAGGCGAGGAAGGATTCCAGCCAGTCTGGTGCGACGGCAAGGGATTTGTTTCCTTGGATATGAGCTGCGATCTGGTCTCTATGGGCCATGGCGACCGAGTAGGAGTGTGGAGTGTTGTTGAAGCTCTGTGCAGTTAGTCGGTCACGGACCACCGTTTACTCTGTCCTCTCGTATCACGTCCGCTCTTTCCTCCTGCACACACCCACGCACCATGTCGACGATCTCCTCGCCCCGTCACTCCGTCGCTTCTTCGCCCGCTCCGTCAGCTCGCGCATCCCTCGATGCCCTAAACACCAACCTCAACAACCTCAGCGCCCCGACCACCCCAACGGGACGTGCGGTTtcaccctcctccctccacccGCGGCGCAACCGCTCCGCTCTGCGTGACTACTACAACCTCAAACCGCCAGCCGCTGAGCCGGCTCCTCGGTCGCGAAGTGTGCCGCGCAATACAGATGCAGGCGACCTCTCCAATCCCACGTCGCTGGCCTCGGGAACAGAGCTCGACAATGCGGATTTCGATCCCCAGAGCTATGTCGACCACCTGCTCTCCAcgtcgtcgctgtcgacTATTCTGAAAGCCGAAAATACATTGGTTGGAGACATCCGCACGCTGGACGGAGAGCGCAAGGCCCTTGTGTACGACAATTACTCGAAGCTGATCCGCGCGGTCGAGACGATTGGCAAGATGCGGAAGAGCATGGATGATCGGGGTGCGCCGCTGACTATGACCAAGACTCTGGGCCCCGCGATTGCGTTTgtggcggagacggcgaGCGGGTTGATTaaggagggcgaggagcagcggcggcagATGAAGGCCGCTAAGGGGGAAGAGCAGGCGGGGAATCAGAGACCAGAGAAGGAGACTGTCATGTGGGTTATTGAGGCACCGGCGAGACTGGAGAAGTTGCTGGTCGAGGATAAGCGGGAGGAGGCTGCGGAGGACTGGAAGGAGGTCCGGACGCTTCTCGATGCATGGGGCGACGTGAAGGGAGTTGCTGAGGTGCGGGAGGCCTGCGAAGGTGTCATGAGTGAGATTGGCCATGATGACTGAGGGTATTCCTTCGATCTTGCGCCCAATTGTGGGCACCTTCAACAGCCTCGCGGCGTCCAATTCGTGCTGCAATTGCTGCACACGCGGACTTCCATCTCATGGTCTTCGAGAGTGAACACTGCTCCTCTCTTTCCCGACAGCCTCGGCCGACGCGAATGCCACGCAGAATCCGAATTCCGGGATATCAGAACGTCAATCCCATGCGGACTGAGACCACGCAGCCTCCCGCTCGGCGTAGTTGCTCCAGGCGGACACCGTCTGACTTCTTGAGACGTACGAATGAAGCACAGACAGACATCTATTGCGAAGAAACACTTCTCTTCGCGCCTCTATAAATGCAATTCTCCCTCAAATCTTCCCTGAAAGCACGTCCCGACTGGAAAACAAGCTCGCCTTCAGCCCAAAGTCATTCTTCGACTTGATATCCAGCAACGTATACGCATCGCACTTGTAGTAGATCGGTCTTTGATCCGCATTAACCAACCCCACCTCCACCAATCCATTCAGCACGCGCTTCACATCCTCCCTGTCCTCGAAGTTCGCCGTGTACACACAAATCAAACGCGCCtgtcctccaccaccgctTCCATCGTCCGGCGCAACCTTGACAGTCTCGCCTAATCGACCGTCCTCCAGGGCCTGGACGACAGTGCTCCAAACGGTATCCACCCGGTCCACGGTAGGGAAAAGCATCCACTTCCCGCACAACACCCTTGTCTCCCGCGCCACGGAGGCAATATTCGCTTCCAGCCCTCGTCGGAGAACATTCAGTTTCCGCGTGAGGGGCGCGGTCGTCTTCGCGCTGGAGGCATCGTGCGCGGCGCGCAGCGAGGCGCTTTCGTCTTCGAATTCGCGTAGCAGCTCCGTGCCCTGCCGGACGAGCTCGGCCGAGTCGCCATCCTCTGTCTTGCGTGTTGACGGATTACCGTATGCCCAGATCCACGGCCCGGTTGCGCT of the Penicillium psychrofluorescens genome assembly, chromosome: 1 genome contains:
- a CDS encoding uncharacterized protein (ID:PFLUO_000437-T1.cds;~source:funannotate); translated protein: MAHRDQIAAHIQGNKSLAVAPDWLESFLASSGPSNRNIPISALTQTALFRVLASDFRDSLSKTPTSLLPVDISDPNVQERRLQGSIPVQVLDIEDIGTSLWSQIEAIERVERGEAIRGREIVRTIAALEDTETTGTGNTHTSSNATGGNANASGSAGFGPHRLIVQDAAGTKAVGIEMQRIEGFSIETLPIGAKLMLRNATVARGMVLLAPESTVMLGGKIEGLDRSWRTDRKARLLRRVADIGEENQGQSNGTNGNIGARGR
- a CDS encoding uncharacterized protein (ID:PFLUO_000439-T1.cds;~source:funannotate), with the protein product MSSPTTSPDAIFSDESSFYGDADEQARLEELVATYDPEPYWSDTHPYQLSTRQHEQFAAKHPLPTKQEPLPSAKSSEYLPPNRRAEDESIPHFLSRLPPSTTRVSATGPWIWAYGNPSTRKTEDGDSAELVRQGTELLREFEDESASLRAAHDASSAKTTAPLTRKLNVLRRGLEANIASVARETRVLCGKWMLFPTVDRVDTVWSTVVQALEDGRLGETVKVAPDDGSGGGGQARLICVYTANFEDREDVKRVLNGLVEVGLVNADQRPIYYKCDAYTLLDIKSKNDFGLKASLFSSRDVLSGKI
- a CDS encoding uncharacterized protein (ID:PFLUO_000436-T1.cds;~source:funannotate), translating into MASKAALKAVRTALDAKDFESAADKAKALVKQEPDNYHANVFLGLAYDKLNRNEDSERAYLTATRIKAGDRTAWQGLISLCEKQGSHKLDAYREVVLRLGQIFAENDEKERCQDVVDKYTKLARKNGTKAQYKRALELHLPTCPLYDFLEGRLPHPSQTYLRLIEITEAEEKEFINREIGERRTRLGARIDQVTLEVKREAYANSGLDQMYRGIIDWTNDDEVRRQYEEKLLERACDVLDVLPPGEKGATRDGIIRAARDMVIIKHPFELAWKIVLEWQDIESFAQWDAGLLREFIEFFPDTGLAKVLKGFLSSEISPFPKEEAKEKENGGAEASTKDSDSDDNNEAAADRLIMMVEGLDSARSSVIAHRIMAELYLVMEEYESVVEVSRKGLLNTQTLVKYTGLDASNTTDALNITLANSLIHYQSPRHHPEAKQIFGSILERKSTSTSCLLGIGLILAVDEDYAEAVNFLERALVRDPSNLKIRGELFWSRALNGELQAGLDGLQHALESLKEEQPDNRDFKSELLYRIGYCQWELDPSPSARKDRNGAYASFLASIQANLNYAPAYSSLGIYYADYKKDKTRARRCFHKAFELSTSEIEAAERLAKAFADQKEWDLVEAIAQRVVDSGKAKPAPGSKRRGYSWPYAALGTVQINKQQYSKSIVAFQAALRITPNDYHSWVGLAESYHHSGRYIAATRAFEHAKELEENLSSKDKEHIWFARYMLANVRRELGQYDGSIASYEEVLRLRPDETGVTIALLQTLIESSWKSLSSGLFNDAAELARQAIGVAGSLAQVRPDIFNLWKAVGDACANFSYIKIKMEKLPISDCRALLTTGLDPAALDIMADIDGVEKGWLEITEDEGFDASTFCIHASILAYKRAIHISLHDPHAQAVAWYNLGWAEYRAYSSAQGKASKAKKARKFLKAAMRCFKRAIELEAGNSEFWNSLGVVTTTMSPKVAQHAFVRSLHLDDRNAQGWTNLGALYLLHNDIQLANEAFTRAQSNDPDYSQAWIGQGLLALLFGDAEEARGLFEHAFDIANSSPVLPKRQYALTLFDHLLSDASESNEVSHLIQPFFALHQLCAQEPTDLPFVHLSALLAERMGEVTDAESSLRVVCAGVEAEFEESESPASLSRFAQATADMARILLARHQYEDAAEKAELALTLSGEEDAEKFDPEACSKLRLSAHLTAGLSYYYTKSMDRAIDMFRDALHEADNAPDVVCLLAQVLWAKGGEEERSVARQQLFDCVEKHPDHVGAVSLLGAIALLDADRDAIEAVESDLHSMITRDDIELHERAKLIKLLTAISAMGFTGDAALPEDTRRIGEATAAVMLSPGQPQGWMELATASQSLYPAEMAIQRALRSVPPHSNLEAADLSQAYAQTGKASDALRAVMVAPWKQDGWEELSHAVSGVAA
- a CDS encoding uncharacterized protein (ID:PFLUO_000438-T1.cds;~source:funannotate) translates to MSTISSPRHSVASSPAPSARASLDALNTNLNNLSAPTTPTGRAVSPSSLHPRRNRSALRDYYNLKPPAAEPAPRSRSVPRNTDAGDLSNPTSLASGTELDNADFDPQSYVDHLLSTSSLSTILKAENTLVGDIRTLDGERKALVYDNYSKLIRAVETIGKMRKSMDDRGAPLTMTKTLGPAIAFVAETASGLIKEGEEQRRQMKAAKGEEQAGNQRPEKETVMWVIEAPARLEKLLVEDKREEAAEDWKEVRTLLDAWGDVKGVAEVREACEGVMSEIGHDD